A genome region from Nicotiana tabacum cultivar K326 chromosome 13, ASM71507v2, whole genome shotgun sequence includes the following:
- the LOC142168061 gene encoding uncharacterized protein LOC142168061 translates to MGSLAHVEADKSTMTKEVYQLASLGVLLLDSEDGGIVLQNRAESSLVAEVKEKQFNVSYLLHLKKGIHKHKTTTFEQGGDDGTLRYRGRLCVPDIDGLREWITLEAHNSRYCIHPDSTKMNHDLKEI, encoded by the coding sequence ATGGGGAGCTTAGCTCATGTTGAAGCAGACAAGAGCACTATGACGAAGGAAGTCTACCAATTAGCAAGTCTAGGAGTTCTACTTTTGGACTCCGAAGATGGTGGCATTGTTCTTCAGAACAGGGCTGAatcctccttagtagccgaagtgaaGGAAAAGCAGTTCAATGTTTCCTACTTATTGCACCTGAAGAAGGGGATTCACAAACACAAGACTACGACTTTTGAACAAGGGGGAGACGATGGTACTTTGAGATACAGAGGCAGACTATGCGTTCCAGACATAGATGGGCTCAGAGAGTGGATTACGTTAGAAGCCCATAATTCCAGGTATTGTATTCACCCAGATTCCACAAAGATGAATCATGATCTTAAAGAGATCTAA